A single region of the Streptomyces virginiae genome encodes:
- a CDS encoding HelD family protein produces MSTEEFRKEQQFVTDLYRRLDGLRDQAEHAVEGALRDVGTGFQARLERDVLVAEQSGLLSALNAGENGLCFGRLEFSDGRDHHIGRLGIRADDAERTPLVLDWRADVARPFYLATGHTPMGLRRRRHISSRGRVVTALHDEILDLTDAERTGHEGADADAVLLAALDAARTGRMHDIVRTIQAEQDRIIRSTHRGVLVVEGGPGTGKTAVALHRAAYLLYAHRELLAKRGVLIVGPGPAFLGYIGGVLPALGETGVLLATPGELFPGVHATAADRPGAAEVKGRAAMAEVLARVVADRQCLPETLPADTGEEYDTVPEPALEIDHEEYGTLLLDRTMAYEARDRARATGLPHNQARPSFAFPIIDALTAQLADRLGADPYGGPNLLGSDDIAQLGKEIATSAAVHAAIDSLWPSLTPQRLISDFLADPTHLPAHEADLIRRAPTARPDWTPADVPLLDEAAELLGEDDSARRAAEERDRQRRVAYAQGVLDLSEGSQSYEFEDEENEFLAAHDIIDAERMAERHEEADHRSTAERAAADRTWAFGHVIVDEAQELSAMAWRLLMRRCPTRSMTLVGDPAQTADEAGCGSWERILSPYVGERWELVRLAVNYRTPAEIMEVAAAVLRTRDPGFEPPRSVRATGVRPWAHATGDLAAATGEAVARELPAEGRLAVIAPRARHAALAAVLPGVREGVEPDLTGEVVLLDPRQAKGLEFDTVIVVEPAELRPSDLYVALTRATQTLGVVHTAGRLPAGLADTPEGLLRR; encoded by the coding sequence TTGTCAACCGAGGAATTCCGGAAAGAGCAGCAATTCGTCACCGACCTCTATCGGCGCCTCGACGGTCTGCGTGACCAGGCCGAACACGCGGTCGAAGGCGCGCTGCGCGATGTCGGAACCGGCTTTCAGGCGCGGCTGGAGCGGGACGTCCTCGTCGCCGAGCAGTCCGGTCTGCTTTCCGCCCTGAATGCGGGCGAGAACGGCCTCTGTTTCGGCCGTCTGGAGTTCTCCGACGGCCGGGACCACCACATCGGCCGGCTCGGAATCCGGGCCGACGACGCGGAACGCACCCCCCTGGTCCTGGACTGGCGCGCGGACGTGGCCCGCCCCTTCTACCTCGCCACCGGTCACACCCCCATGGGGCTGCGCCGCCGCCGGCACATCAGCAGCCGGGGGCGCGTGGTCACCGCCCTGCACGACGAGATCCTCGACCTGACCGACGCGGAGCGCACCGGACACGAGGGCGCCGACGCGGACGCCGTGCTGCTCGCCGCGCTCGACGCCGCCCGGACCGGCCGGATGCACGACATCGTGCGCACCATCCAGGCCGAGCAGGACCGGATCATCCGCTCCACGCACCGCGGGGTGCTGGTCGTCGAGGGCGGTCCCGGCACCGGCAAGACCGCGGTCGCGCTGCACCGCGCCGCCTACCTGCTGTACGCCCACCGGGAGCTGCTCGCCAAGCGCGGTGTGCTGATCGTCGGACCGGGTCCGGCCTTCCTCGGCTACATCGGCGGGGTGCTCCCGGCCCTCGGCGAGACGGGCGTGCTGCTGGCCACCCCGGGCGAGCTCTTCCCGGGTGTGCACGCCACCGCCGCCGACCGTCCGGGGGCCGCCGAGGTGAAGGGGCGCGCCGCGATGGCGGAGGTCCTCGCCCGGGTGGTGGCCGACCGACAGTGCCTGCCGGAGACCCTGCCGGCGGACACCGGCGAGGAGTACGACACCGTCCCCGAACCGGCGCTGGAGATCGACCACGAGGAGTACGGGACGCTGCTGCTGGACCGCACCATGGCGTACGAGGCGCGGGACCGGGCCCGGGCCACCGGGCTGCCGCACAACCAGGCCCGTCCCTCCTTCGCCTTCCCGATCATCGACGCGCTCACCGCGCAGCTCGCCGACCGGTTGGGCGCCGATCCGTACGGCGGTCCGAACCTGCTCGGCTCGGACGACATCGCCCAGCTCGGCAAGGAGATCGCGACGAGCGCCGCCGTGCACGCGGCGATCGACTCGCTGTGGCCCTCCCTCACCCCCCAGCGGCTGATCTCCGACTTCCTCGCCGACCCGACGCACCTGCCCGCGCACGAGGCCGACCTGATCCGGCGCGCGCCCACGGCCCGGCCCGACTGGACCCCGGCGGACGTGCCGCTCCTGGACGAGGCGGCCGAGCTGCTCGGCGAGGACGACAGTGCCCGGCGGGCCGCCGAGGAACGGGACCGGCAGCGGCGCGTCGCCTACGCGCAGGGGGTGCTGGACCTGTCGGAGGGCTCGCAGTCGTACGAGTTCGAGGACGAGGAGAACGAGTTCCTCGCGGCCCACGACATCATCGACGCGGAGCGGATGGCCGAGCGTCACGAGGAGGCCGACCACCGCAGTACCGCCGAGCGGGCCGCGGCCGACCGTACCTGGGCCTTCGGGCACGTCATCGTGGACGAGGCGCAGGAGCTGTCGGCGATGGCGTGGCGGCTGCTGATGCGGCGCTGCCCGACCCGGTCGATGACGCTGGTCGGCGACCCGGCGCAGACGGCCGACGAGGCGGGGTGCGGCTCGTGGGAGCGGATCCTGTCGCCGTACGTGGGCGAGCGCTGGGAGCTGGTCCGGCTCGCGGTCAACTACCGCACGCCGGCCGAGATCATGGAGGTGGCGGCGGCCGTGCTGCGGACCCGCGATCCCGGCTTCGAGCCGCCGCGGTCCGTACGGGCCACCGGGGTGCGGCCGTGGGCGCACGCGACCGGTGACCTGGCGGCGGCGACCGGGGAGGCGGTGGCGCGGGAGCTGCCGGCCGAGGGGCGGCTCGCGGTGATCGCGCCGCGGGCCCGGCACGCGGCGCTGGCCGCCGTACTGCCGGGGGTACGGGAGGGCGTCGAGCCGGATCTGACCGGCGAGGTGGTCCTGCTGGACCCGCGCCAGGCCAAGGGGCTGGAGTTCGACACGGTGATCGTGGTGGAGCCGGCCGAGCTGCGGCCGAGCGATCTGTACGTGGCGCTGACGCGGGCCACCCAGACCCTCGGGGTGGTGCACACCGCCGGCCGGCTGCCGGCGGGGCTGGCGGACACCCCGGAGGGGCTGCTCAGGCGCTGA
- a CDS encoding FUSC family protein — MFVAPDPGRMRLRNSARAVIGVAAAVALAEVCGLSLTASITGGLAALLALFTVLDADVRAQRLTTALLPVAGFPVLTLATTLHGVPLARDATFLAVVFAGVYARRFGPRGHALGIFGFMMFFVTQFLHARPGQLPELYAAVGLALLAAGTVRFLLWPIERRTPPPAAPPGLPGTGLARPTTRQAFQATAACAFALGIGQALSDDRWYWAVGTAWWIFVNTTSRGETLVRGFRRVLGTVIGIAAGLLIAVPLHGAPAPTAALVAVCVFGIFYTAAPSYSWMMFFVTVMAGLLYGLLGVLHPGLLLLRFQETAIGALGAALAVVIILPVTTHAANDAWIQRALHCVRAATAAALDRLAGDPDADPAPHAAELELLLGRVRMALAPLVHPLSPLRARKARARQVLALLDDCARDVRGLVVVAADPQASHDARLAAACWRVEAAVEALTAPHGTPGPATVPQPRPAAAEPALAHLHGLEHTLVALATPLRTDPRAPLVISA, encoded by the coding sequence ATGTTCGTGGCTCCGGATCCGGGGCGTATGAGACTGCGGAACTCGGCCCGCGCCGTGATCGGCGTCGCCGCCGCCGTGGCCCTCGCCGAAGTGTGCGGTCTCTCCCTGACCGCCTCCATCACCGGCGGACTGGCGGCCCTGCTCGCCCTCTTCACCGTGCTCGACGCAGACGTCCGCGCCCAGCGCCTGACCACCGCCCTGCTGCCCGTCGCCGGATTCCCCGTCCTGACCCTCGCGACCACCCTGCACGGGGTGCCGCTCGCCCGGGACGCCACCTTCCTCGCCGTCGTGTTCGCCGGGGTCTACGCCCGCCGCTTCGGCCCCCGCGGACACGCCCTCGGGATCTTCGGCTTCATGATGTTCTTCGTCACGCAGTTCCTGCACGCCCGGCCCGGGCAGCTGCCCGAGCTCTACGCCGCCGTCGGCCTGGCGCTCCTCGCCGCCGGGACCGTGCGTTTCCTGCTCTGGCCCATCGAGCGGCGCACCCCGCCCCCTGCGGCCCCGCCCGGCCTGCCCGGGACCGGGCTCGCGCGCCCGACCACCCGACAGGCCTTCCAGGCCACCGCCGCCTGTGCCTTCGCGCTCGGCATCGGCCAGGCGCTCTCCGACGACCGCTGGTACTGGGCCGTCGGCACCGCCTGGTGGATCTTCGTGAACACCACCTCCCGCGGCGAGACCCTCGTACGGGGCTTCCGCCGCGTCCTCGGCACCGTCATCGGCATCGCCGCCGGCCTGCTGATCGCCGTACCCCTGCACGGCGCGCCGGCCCCCACCGCCGCACTGGTCGCCGTATGCGTCTTCGGCATCTTCTACACGGCCGCGCCCTCGTACTCCTGGATGATGTTCTTCGTCACCGTCATGGCCGGGCTGCTCTACGGCCTCCTCGGCGTCCTGCACCCCGGACTGCTGCTCCTGCGCTTCCAGGAGACCGCCATCGGCGCGCTCGGCGCCGCCCTCGCCGTCGTGATCATCCTCCCGGTCACCACCCACGCCGCCAACGACGCCTGGATCCAGCGCGCCCTGCACTGCGTACGCGCCGCCACCGCGGCCGCCCTGGACCGTCTCGCGGGAGACCCGGACGCCGACCCCGCCCCGCACGCCGCCGAACTGGAGCTGCTGCTGGGCCGGGTCCGGATGGCCCTCGCACCGCTCGTCCACCCACTGAGCCCGCTGCGCGCCCGCAAGGCCCGCGCCCGGCAGGTGCTCGCGCTGCTCGACGACTGCGCCCGGGACGTACGCGGGCTGGTCGTCGTCGCCGCCGATCCGCAGGCCTCGCACGACGCCCGGCTCGCCGCCGCGTGCTGGCGCGTCGAGGCCGCGGTGGAAGCCCTGACCGCCCCGCACGGCACGCCCGGGCCCGCCACCGTGCCGCAGCCCCGGCCCGCCGCCGCGGAACCGGCGCTCGCCCACCTCCACGGCCTGGAACACACCCTCGTGGCACTGGCGACCCCGCTGCGCACCGACCCCCGGGCGCCGCTCGTCATCAGCGCCTGA
- a CDS encoding MarR family winged helix-turn-helix transcriptional regulator has product MTRTAEFGAAEAFSRAAVAVFRLNGRFTAALDRLAVASGLSAARWQILTTVTEESLSVSAVARRVGTSRQSVQRIADLLVRQGLAVYLDNPAHRRAKLLTATEQGVAAKREIDSCLAELARQLCEGLGGEGEAYRTAEVLRGLSGALSSIGSDDSA; this is encoded by the coding sequence TTGACGCGTACGGCGGAGTTCGGGGCGGCCGAGGCGTTCAGCCGGGCCGCCGTGGCGGTCTTCCGACTGAACGGACGGTTCACCGCGGCCCTCGACCGGCTCGCGGTCGCCTCGGGGCTCAGTGCCGCGCGCTGGCAGATACTCACCACGGTCACCGAGGAGTCACTGTCCGTGTCCGCCGTGGCCCGGCGGGTGGGGACCAGCCGGCAGAGCGTGCAGCGCATAGCGGATCTTCTGGTGCGGCAGGGTCTCGCGGTCTATCTGGACAATCCGGCCCACCGGCGGGCCAAGCTGCTCACCGCCACCGAGCAGGGCGTGGCCGCGAAGCGGGAGATCGACTCCTGTCTGGCCGAGCTGGCCCGGCAGTTGTGCGAGGGCCTCGGGGGCGAGGGCGAGGCATACCGCACGGCCGAGGTGCTGCGGGGCCTGTCCGGCGCGTTGTCGTCCATCGGATCCGACGACTCTGCGTGA
- a CDS encoding AfsR/SARP family transcriptional regulator: MLGPLLVQTDDGPLRIHGRRQATVLAMLVLYADRIVSVDTLVDAVWPESPPATARNQIAICVATLRKTFKQAGVTDLLITSPPGYLLAKGEHRIDVQEFLERAEQGRDAARHGRTEEACTQFEEALSIWRGSALDEPSGSRLEAETTRLEQMRLALMEERAGLMLQLGRHRALTGELTELVARHPLREQCREHLMLALYRSGQRAEALEVFLHGRRLLTEQLGIEPGPGLRQLHELILRDSPELTRPPATAAPAPAALSTIPAQLPADVMAFTGRQREMTSLDRLLKEPYNPHTPALATIVGVGGVGKTALAVHWASQVADQFPDGQLFADLRGYDEEHAPVSPAAVLDRFLRALGIGAPQIPADPDERASLFRSLLSTRKTLIVLDNVRSFDQLRPLLPGGGRSVVLATSRESLGDLTGDYTALTLRLRMLEPTEATALLIKLAGADRFGSDPVAVEQLGALCDCLPLALRIAGARLAAKPGLSVRSLVARLRDHRSRLDVLSPGEGGVRAGFRLTYRDLTPEAARMYRRLGLLRTADFAAWAGAAVLDTDVWHAEELIDHLVDAQLLEVADAEPGRATRYRFQDLLRLFARERAESDEPEGETDAALERAFASWLWLAEEAHRRIDGREFPVGRTPAPAPRFLPELADELLATPMDWFESERTAVTDLVAHAAETGRARYAWTLTESAVPHFETKNYLEDWQRCAEQALATARRTGDEPGEATMLRLLGSLAIYQRRYEQAEGWNMAALRLLRNAGDMGGAALAQRNLAMCARFQGDWERALEYCEAALSGFHASGDIGNEAHLLGFQAQIELDRGNVGGALPLAEQAVALSRRTGSVRAEAQSVYRLAEVRLRAGDLDEAAEAFGAVLRLTRGEGDRVGEAHALRGLGQTQWSQGLLPAAGRTLQQALEITDELADRFLYARVETDLGCVEAIGGRPAEAAERFRRARAAFGEVGAQPWRAQADRLLAAVRDTAVPAGSAGSAGGPGGPGGGGAGELPHRSFTAAELTLLLTHPENDKA; the protein is encoded by the coding sequence GTGCTGGGACCGCTGCTCGTCCAGACCGATGACGGTCCGCTGCGCATCCATGGCCGACGCCAGGCCACGGTCCTCGCGATGCTGGTCCTCTACGCCGACCGAATCGTTTCGGTGGACACCCTCGTGGACGCCGTCTGGCCGGAATCTCCGCCGGCGACGGCCCGCAACCAGATCGCCATCTGCGTGGCCACCCTCCGCAAGACCTTCAAGCAGGCCGGGGTGACCGATCTGCTGATCACCTCTCCCCCGGGCTACCTGCTGGCCAAGGGCGAGCACCGGATCGACGTCCAGGAGTTCCTGGAGCGGGCCGAGCAGGGCCGGGACGCCGCCCGGCACGGACGGACCGAAGAGGCGTGCACGCAGTTCGAGGAGGCGCTCAGCATCTGGCGGGGCTCCGCGCTCGACGAGCCGTCCGGCTCCCGGCTGGAGGCGGAGACCACCAGGCTGGAGCAGATGCGGCTCGCGCTGATGGAGGAACGCGCCGGGCTGATGCTCCAGCTGGGCCGGCACCGCGCGCTCACCGGGGAACTCACCGAGCTGGTGGCCCGGCACCCCCTGCGCGAGCAGTGCCGCGAACACCTCATGCTGGCGCTGTACCGCTCCGGGCAGCGGGCCGAGGCCCTGGAGGTGTTCCTGCACGGCCGCCGGTTACTCACCGAGCAGCTCGGGATCGAACCGGGTCCCGGACTGCGTCAGTTGCACGAACTGATCCTGCGCGACTCCCCCGAACTGACCCGGCCCCCCGCCACGGCGGCGCCCGCGCCGGCGGCCCTGAGTACCATCCCGGCCCAACTGCCCGCCGACGTCATGGCGTTCACCGGCCGGCAGCGGGAGATGACCTCGCTGGACCGGCTCCTGAAGGAGCCCTACAACCCCCACACCCCGGCGCTCGCGACCATCGTCGGCGTGGGCGGCGTGGGCAAGACCGCCCTCGCGGTGCACTGGGCGAGCCAGGTCGCCGACCAGTTCCCGGACGGCCAGCTCTTCGCCGATCTACGCGGCTACGACGAGGAGCACGCGCCGGTGTCCCCCGCCGCCGTGCTCGACCGGTTCCTGCGCGCCCTCGGGATCGGCGCGCCCCAGATACCGGCGGATCCCGACGAGCGGGCCTCGCTGTTCCGGAGCCTGCTCAGCACCCGCAAGACACTGATCGTCCTGGACAACGTACGGTCCTTCGACCAGCTCAGACCCCTGCTCCCGGGTGGCGGGCGCAGCGTGGTGCTGGCCACCAGCCGGGAGAGCCTGGGCGACCTGACCGGGGACTACACCGCGCTGACCCTGCGGCTGCGGATGCTGGAGCCGACCGAGGCGACGGCACTGCTCATCAAACTGGCCGGGGCCGACCGGTTCGGCAGCGACCCGGTGGCGGTGGAGCAGCTCGGCGCGCTGTGCGACTGCCTCCCGCTCGCGCTGCGGATCGCCGGGGCGCGGCTGGCGGCCAAACCCGGTCTGAGCGTACGGAGCCTGGTGGCTCGGCTGCGCGACCACCGGTCCCGGCTCGACGTGCTGAGCCCGGGCGAGGGCGGGGTGCGGGCCGGCTTCCGGCTCACCTACCGGGACCTGACCCCCGAGGCGGCCCGGATGTACCGCAGGCTCGGGCTGCTGCGCACCGCGGACTTCGCCGCCTGGGCGGGGGCGGCCGTACTGGACACCGACGTGTGGCACGCGGAAGAACTGATCGACCACCTGGTCGACGCGCAGCTGCTGGAGGTGGCCGACGCCGAGCCGGGGCGGGCCACCCGCTACCGGTTCCAGGACCTCCTGCGGTTGTTCGCCCGTGAGCGGGCGGAGTCGGACGAGCCGGAGGGGGAGACCGACGCCGCGCTGGAGCGGGCCTTCGCGTCCTGGCTCTGGCTGGCGGAGGAGGCGCACCGGCGGATCGACGGCCGGGAATTCCCGGTGGGCCGGACGCCCGCCCCGGCTCCGCGCTTCCTGCCGGAGCTGGCCGACGAGCTGCTGGCCACGCCGATGGACTGGTTCGAGTCGGAGCGCACGGCCGTCACGGACCTGGTGGCGCACGCGGCGGAGACGGGCCGGGCCCGGTACGCGTGGACGCTGACCGAGAGCGCGGTGCCGCACTTCGAGACGAAGAACTACCTGGAGGACTGGCAGCGCTGCGCCGAGCAGGCGCTGGCCACGGCCCGGCGTACCGGCGACGAGCCGGGCGAGGCGACGATGCTGCGGCTGCTGGGGTCGTTGGCGATCTACCAGCGGCGTTACGAGCAGGCCGAGGGCTGGAACATGGCCGCGCTACGGCTGCTGCGCAACGCCGGTGACATGGGCGGTGCGGCGCTGGCCCAGCGGAACCTGGCGATGTGCGCGCGGTTCCAGGGGGACTGGGAGCGGGCCCTGGAGTACTGCGAGGCGGCCCTCAGCGGTTTCCACGCGTCGGGTGACATCGGGAACGAGGCCCACCTGCTCGGCTTCCAGGCGCAGATCGAGCTGGACCGGGGCAACGTGGGCGGCGCGCTGCCGCTCGCCGAGCAGGCGGTGGCGCTGAGCCGGCGTACCGGATCGGTGCGGGCGGAGGCGCAGAGCGTGTACCGGCTGGCCGAGGTGCGGCTGCGCGCGGGAGATCTGGACGAGGCCGCGGAGGCCTTCGGCGCGGTGCTGCGGCTGACCCGGGGCGAGGGCGACCGGGTCGGGGAGGCGCACGCGCTGCGGGGGTTGGGCCAGACGCAGTGGAGCCAGGGCCTGCTGCCGGCGGCGGGACGGACGCTGCAGCAGGCCCTGGAGATCACCGATGAGCTGGCGGACCGATTCCTGTACGCCCGGGTGGAGACCGATCTCGGGTGTGTGGAGGCGATCGGCGGCCGCCCGGCGGAGGCCGCGGAGCGGTTCCGGCGGGCGCGGGCCGCCTTCGGCGAGGTCGGCGCGCAGCCCTGGCGGGCGCAGGCCGACCGGCTGCTGGCCGCGGTCCGGGACACGGCGGTACCGGCCGGATCGGCGGGATCGGCGGGCGGTCCGGGCGGTCCGGGCGGTGGGGGCGCCGGTGAACTGCCGCATCGTTCCTTCACGGCGGCGGAACTGACCTTGCTGCTGACGCACCCGGAGAACGACAAGGCGTAG
- a CDS encoding ferredoxin, giving the protein MRIVVDLNRCQGYAQCVYLAHEVFRLSGQEALTYEPNPDDDRRLQVERAAVACPVQAIVIDRLAGAERGGTS; this is encoded by the coding sequence ATGCGGATCGTCGTGGACCTGAATCGATGCCAGGGATACGCGCAATGCGTGTATCTGGCCCACGAGGTCTTCAGGTTGAGTGGCCAGGAGGCACTCACCTACGAGCCGAACCCTGATGACGATCGGCGCCTCCAGGTGGAACGAGCCGCCGTGGCGTGCCCGGTCCAGGCGATCGTGATCGACCGCCTGGCGGGCGCGGAGCGGGGCGGGACCTCATGA
- a CDS encoding cytochrome P450 gives MAGGGRAGGRFLGRRVRRRRPADPYPFYEELRKTPVARQPDGTYVVSTYREIVTLLHDPRVSSDPRKGPTAPAPAPEEGSSEGSAQPEAEPSIITCDPPEHDRDRRMMTPHFVGPPDAPGLISDLEPEIRRLVDGLLDRMRGKTRIDAVDEFAYPLPVTVICKVLGVPLEDEPRFHRWIETALDAWEYGPETASEEFRARLAGGNQAVQEFGRFTAELYDRYARQPGPGMLSAMVNEDGPEGRMPKGLLTSNALLLIFAGHETTVNLIAHSVLTLLRHPDALEKLRRRPELIVSGVEELLRFESPVQFWPTRSAVEDIDIAGTTIPKGAPIFLAYGSANRDPRQFTDPDELDLERRDNQHLGFGQGIHFCFGAPLARLEVQNAVGEFVRRVENPRLVEDPPPYRRNQIFRGPRHVLVDIDGIRD, from the coding sequence ATGGCTGGAGGGGGCCGGGCTGGCGGCCGGTTTCTGGGGCGTCGGGTGCGACGCCGGCGGCCGGCAGATCCGTACCCCTTCTACGAAGAACTGCGCAAGACACCGGTGGCGCGTCAGCCGGACGGAACCTACGTCGTCAGCACCTACCGGGAGATCGTCACGCTGCTGCACGACCCCCGGGTCAGTTCGGATCCACGCAAGGGTCCCACCGCCCCGGCCCCGGCCCCGGAGGAGGGCTCAAGCGAGGGATCGGCGCAGCCGGAGGCCGAGCCCAGCATCATCACCTGCGATCCACCCGAGCACGACCGGGATCGCCGGATGATGACGCCGCACTTCGTCGGCCCGCCCGATGCACCCGGCCTGATCTCGGACCTGGAGCCCGAGATCCGCCGCCTCGTCGACGGCCTCCTGGACCGCATGCGGGGCAAGACCCGGATCGATGCCGTCGACGAGTTCGCCTATCCCCTACCGGTGACGGTGATCTGCAAGGTTCTGGGCGTGCCGCTGGAGGACGAGCCACGCTTCCACCGCTGGATCGAAACCGCCCTGGACGCCTGGGAGTACGGCCCAGAGACCGCGTCCGAGGAGTTCCGGGCGCGGCTGGCCGGGGGCAATCAGGCCGTGCAGGAGTTCGGCCGGTTCACGGCCGAGTTGTACGACCGGTACGCCCGGCAGCCCGGCCCGGGCATGCTCTCGGCGATGGTGAACGAGGACGGCCCGGAGGGACGGATGCCCAAGGGCCTGCTCACGAGCAACGCCCTGCTCCTGATCTTCGCGGGGCATGAGACGACGGTCAATCTCATCGCCCACAGCGTGCTCACCCTGCTGCGGCACCCCGACGCGCTCGAGAAGCTGCGCCGCCGGCCCGAGCTGATCGTGTCCGGGGTGGAGGAGTTGCTGCGCTTCGAGTCGCCGGTGCAGTTCTGGCCCACCCGCTCGGCGGTGGAGGACATCGACATCGCCGGCACCACCATCCCGAAGGGGGCCCCGATCTTCCTGGCGTACGGCTCGGCGAACCGTGACCCGCGGCAGTTCACCGACCCCGACGAGCTCGACCTCGAGCGCCGTGACAACCAGCACCTTGGATTCGGCCAGGGCATCCACTTCTGCTTCGGCGCTCCGCTCGCGCGGCTCGAAGTGCAGAACGCGGTCGGCGAGTTCGTCCGCCGGGTGGAGAACCCCCGGCTCGTCGAGGACCCGCCGCCGTACCGGCGCAACCAGATCTTCCGCGGACCGCGGCACGTCCTGGTCGACATCGACGGCATCCGCGACTGA
- a CDS encoding AfsR/SARP family transcriptional regulator, translating into MEFRVLGPVEVRRDGRRVALSGAKLHTVLAALLVAREEVISDERLCRLLWGWAPPATVSAQLYTYVSRLRKILGDDVLIDRRPPGYAMSIGNATLDLNEFEKLALGGREALLAEDFEKAGELLRGALARWNGTPFANATEYLADAEAPRLTEARAVTLEHRIAADLALGRHEQITGELTGLVAEFPLRERIRCQLMTALCRSGRQADAIHLYHHGRAVLSDELGVNPGEELQATYRALLEGTLDRRPITAAVPAGPRRVAADRADGAPAMLPPDTVDFTGREPELELLCRALAPDAQSTGRPRRVLVTGMAGLGKTALAVHAAHRCRRHFPDGQLYADLRAPDGTPRHPTRVLRGLLRALGPMDDVPAAEDQDQLVRLYRERTRGKQLLIVLDNASGAAQLGPLLPNTPEPAVLVTGRTALPTVAGAHTVALAPLAPRDSLELLSAAAGPARVASAPGAASSIVEHCAGLPLALRIVGTRIAARPHSTPDRLAGRLADPVTRLRELHSGDLDVHSSLLPSWRALDPEVRSVFPALAALGPQPFPAADAAVSLGLPEVEAERLLEALADAALLEVSGADERGQPCYLFHPLVRLFALSLGEGAAPDRGTAARTEHNRRLTHRP; encoded by the coding sequence ATGGAATTCCGAGTGCTCGGACCGGTCGAGGTACGGCGGGACGGCCGCCGGGTCGCGTTGTCCGGGGCGAAGCTGCACACCGTGCTCGCGGCGCTCCTCGTGGCCCGTGAAGAGGTGATCTCCGACGAACGGCTGTGCCGGCTGCTGTGGGGCTGGGCTCCACCGGCCACCGTCAGCGCACAGCTCTACACCTATGTTTCCCGCTTGCGCAAGATTCTCGGCGACGATGTTCTGATCGATCGTAGACCGCCCGGATATGCCATGAGCATCGGTAATGCGACGCTCGACCTGAACGAATTCGAGAAGCTGGCGCTCGGCGGCCGCGAGGCGCTGCTCGCCGAGGACTTCGAAAAGGCAGGTGAGCTGCTGCGCGGCGCCCTGGCCCGGTGGAACGGGACGCCCTTCGCCAACGCCACCGAATACCTGGCCGACGCCGAGGCGCCGCGGCTCACCGAGGCCCGGGCCGTCACGCTGGAGCACCGCATCGCGGCGGATCTCGCGCTGGGCCGGCACGAGCAGATCACCGGTGAGCTGACCGGTCTGGTCGCCGAGTTCCCGTTGCGCGAGCGCATCCGGTGCCAACTGATGACCGCGCTGTGCCGGTCGGGGCGGCAGGCGGACGCCATCCACCTCTACCACCACGGTCGCGCGGTGCTCTCCGACGAGCTGGGGGTGAACCCGGGCGAGGAACTCCAGGCCACCTATCGGGCGCTGCTGGAGGGCACGCTGGACCGCCGTCCGATCACCGCGGCCGTGCCGGCCGGTCCCCGCCGGGTCGCTGCCGACCGCGCGGACGGCGCCCCGGCCATGCTGCCGCCCGACACCGTCGACTTCACCGGCCGGGAGCCCGAACTGGAGCTACTGTGCCGTGCCCTGGCCCCCGACGCGCAGAGCACCGGGCGGCCCCGCCGGGTCCTGGTGACCGGGATGGCCGGGCTCGGCAAGACCGCCCTGGCCGTCCACGCGGCCCACCGCTGCCGACGCCACTTCCCCGACGGGCAGTTGTACGCCGACCTGCGGGCGCCCGACGGCACGCCCCGGCACCCCACCCGGGTGCTGCGCGGGCTGCTGCGCGCGCTGGGCCCGATGGACGACGTACCGGCCGCCGAGGACCAGGACCAGCTGGTCCGGCTCTACCGGGAGCGGACCCGGGGCAAGCAGCTGCTGATCGTGCTGGACAACGCGTCCGGGGCCGCCCAGTTGGGTCCGCTGCTGCCCAACACCCCGGAGCCCGCGGTCCTGGTCACCGGGCGGACGGCCCTGCCCACCGTGGCCGGGGCGCACACCGTGGCCCTCGCCCCCCTGGCACCCCGGGACTCGCTGGAGCTGCTCTCGGCGGCGGCCGGTCCCGCCCGGGTGGCCTCGGCACCCGGTGCGGCGTCCTCGATCGTCGAGCACTGCGCCGGTCTGCCGCTGGCCCTGCGGATCGTCGGGACCCGGATCGCCGCCCGGCCGCACTCCACCCCGGACCGGCTGGCCGGCCGGTTGGCGGATCCCGTGACCCGGCTGCGGGAGCTGCACTCGGGCGATCTGGACGTGCACAGCTCGCTGCTGCCGTCCTGGCGGGCGCTGGACCCGGAGGTGCGTTCCGTGTTCCCGGCGCTGGCCGCGCTGGGTCCGCAGCCGTTCCCGGCCGCGGACGCGGCGGTGTCGCTGGGTCTGCCGGAGGTCGAGGCGGAGCGGCTGCTGGAGGCGCTGGCCGACGCGGCCCTGCTGGAGGTCAGCGGCGCGGACGAGCGGGGCCAGCCCTGCTACCTGTTCCACCCGCTCGTACGGCTCTTCGCGCTCTCCTTGGGCGAGGGGGCCGCGCCCGACCGAGGGACCGCCGCCCGCACGGAACATAACCGGCGGCTAACTCACCGCCCCTAG